cccctctctcttcctcgcttttCGTTTCCCTTCCCTAGAGAAAGGAGacgtcggaggaggagctatCCCCATCCAGGCCATCGCCCATCCACGAGTCCTCCCTATCCAAGTTGAATGAAAAGGCGGCCTTGAAGCCCTCCGAGGTAGACGGGAAACCACCAGCTGCGTTCGCCGCGAGGTGCGCCGCTCTTGCCTccctgcgccgctggcgctccttctccttaATCCTCATGTACTCACGCGTGGGAGTGTCGAAGCGTCGGttcgcagcggcgtcgcccAGCGGTGCGTAATTCCATACAAGGGGCTCCACGGTGAGTTGACCGCCGCAAATGAATAACCGCGAGGAGTGGCTCTGGGGGTCGTGAATGGGGGACACACCGGGCAGCTGCTCGCTCATATCGGCGGCACGTCCAGCGAGGTAGGGGTAAAGCTTGCTGATACCAACCACCGCCGTGCGGGCTGGCGCTGGCAGAGAGACTGCaggagccgcagcagctggcatgGTCTGCGTGCCCGGAACACCCGCCGTGGTACCTTGTCCCGCTGACATACTGGCCGGCACCGACAGCGCGACATGCTGTTGAACATGAATGGCCGTACTGAATGTAGCTggcagtggcgcggcgccagcTGTGGATGTTGTGGCTGTGGTCAAGAGAGGTGTCGAAGAGGCTGCTCGGCTGGGTGTCCCGGGGACAGAAGAAACAGTCGCCTTTGGCGTCGCAGTACCAGCGAGTTGAacagtggcagtggtgccgaTGCCGATCGTCATCGCCACGGCATCTCCCCCTACTGCGGGcaggacggcggcggcggcggcactgctccGCGAGGCAATGCGAGCAgagccggcagcggcagcagcggtgtgggatgctggcgccgctggcgctgctgccgctgctgcttcagctatcggtgttgctgctgcagggacACGTGACGCTGTCAAAGTGGTCGTCTCCTCACCAGTGGAAAGCTCTGGGCTATAGTTGACTCCGGCAttggcagaggcagcgccacctgcgccagcagctgcggcgctgaAAGTCGCGGCGGGAGGCTCCGATGGCTCCTGCTTGACCGCCGATAGTGGCGCGGCGACATTTGCTGATATACCCGCCGTCGTCACCGCCTCCCTTTTCGCCGCTTCGCGCTTgacggccgccgcctcctcctcctccagtcTGCGATGGCCAAACTTGGCGATGGCCTTCTCGAGCATGTCTTGGTGCCGCTTGTCGCTCTTCGGGTAAGTGGCGAGTGCCTGGATTAgcatcgcctgcagcacgTGTTGATCCACGCGATCGACTAGCTGGCCGCCGAGGCTGAGTGCCGCGTTCATGAGCTCAACCATAATGTTCACGAGCGTTGCCGTGATGTCCTCCTTGGcgtccttttttttggtcTGCTTcttcgcgccgctgccgaaggCGCCTCCGCCCTTGCCTGCACCGCCGACACTGCTGCCCTTTCCCTGGGTCAAGAAGGCATACGCACCGAGGATGTACCCATCGACGGGCTTCTTCAtcgtcttcagcagctgcacaaaTACATCCTGGTCACCAGCCAAGAGGGTGGCGTAGGCGAGCAGCTGGCCAACTCGACGAGCACATGCGCTGGGTGGATGTCGCATCATGTGTAACGCACACTGCACTGTGTCGATAATGTGCGGGTTGCTAATGCTGAAGGAAAGCAGGTCGGTGTCGCTCGCCTCGTCCAGCCTGGCTGCGATGGGACGACTCTGCTCGAGGACCTGGGTGACCTCATCGAACTGGCTCTGTGAGGGGTGTACGTAGTCCCAGTAGCACCGCGGCCCCTCGCACGGGCGGTCGCGCTTGAAGTTGATCTTGCCTTTGATGAaactgcagcaccacgtgTCTGGGTAGCCGTTCAATGGGCAATTCGATCCGCCAATACACGCCCGGTGCAGCTGGTGCTCACACGGGTGTCCGAAGCTGAAGAGCTGCATCGACATCGTTGCTGGCAGAGAACCAAAGGAACAGAAGAGAGGCCCAATGAGTCACGTAGG
Above is a genomic segment from Leishmania panamensis strain MHOM/PA/94/PSC-1 chromosome 7 sequence containing:
- a CDS encoding hypothetical protein (TriTrypDB/GeneDB-style sysID: LpmP.07.0390) produces the protein MSMQLFSFGHPCEHQLHRACIGGSNCPLNGYPDTWCCSFIKGKINFKRDRPCEGPRCYWDYVHPSQSQFDEVTQVLEQSRPIAARLDEASDTDLLSFSISNPHIIDTVQCALHMMRHPPSACARRVGQLLAYATLLAGDQDVFVQLLKTMKKPVDGYILGAYAFLTQGKGSSVGGAGKGGGAFGSGAKKQTKKKDAKEDITATLVNIMVELMNAALSLGGQLVDRVDQHVLQAMLIQALATYPKSDKRHQDMLEKAIAKFGHRRLEEEEAAAVKREAAKREAVTTAGISANVAAPLSAVKQEPSEPPAATFSAAAAGAGGAASANAGVNYSPELSTGEETTTLTASRVPAAATPIAEAAAAAAPAAPASHTAAAAAGSARIASRSSAAAAAVLPAVGGDAVAMTIGIGTTATVQLAGTATPKATVSSVPGTPSRAASSTPLLTTATTSTAGAAPLPATFSTAIHVQQHVALSVPASMSAGQGTTAGVPGTQTMPAAAAPAVSLPAPARTAVVGISKLYPYLAGRAADMSEQLPGVSPIHDPQSHSSRLFICGGQLTVEPLVWNYAPLGDAAANRRFDTPTREYMRIKEKERQRRREARAAHLAANAAGGFPSTSEGFKAAFSFNLDREDSWMGDGLDGDSSSSDVSFL